TTGCCGCCGACGTTCGCTTCGCCTTTAACGACCGACCAGGCCTCCACGACATGGGCCTCTTCCATGCCCTCGATGTCGACCGGCGCCGGCGTGGCGCCCGTGGCGACAATCACGGCATCGGGAGCCTGGGTCTCGATGAAGGCACGGTCGACGGCCTGGTTCTTCACGACGGTCACGCCGGTTAGCTCCATCTCGCGGGTCAGGTTGGTGACGATACCACCGAACTCGGCGCGGCCGGGGAGTGCCTGGGCCAGAAGCGTCTGACCGCCGAGCTGGCCTGAGGCCTCGTAGAGCGTGACGTCATGACCGCGCTCGGCGGCGACGGCGGCAGCCTTCATGCCTGCAGGGCCGCCGCCGGCGACAAGGACGTTCTTCTTATCGCCCAGCGGCTTGCGCGCCCCGTAGGCGAGTTCCCGGCCGGTCTCCGGGTGCTGAATGCAGGAGATCCCGACACCCATATGCATGTGGCCGATACAGGCCTGATTGCAGCCGATACAGGCGCGAATGTCGTCGACCCGACCGGCTTCCGCCTTGCCGGCCATCGCGGGATCGCAGATCTGGGCGCGTGTCATGCCGACCAGGTCAGCCTGCCCCGTGGCGACGATCTCCTCGGCCAGCTGCGGCTGGTTGACGCGTCCGGCCACGAATACCGGCACGTCGACCTTCTGCTTCACGCTGGCGGCGTAGGGCGCGATGTAGCCGTGTTCGATGAACATCGGAGGGACGATGTGGATTGAGCCGCCCAGCGAGGCCGACGAGCCCGCGATGACACTGAAGTAGTCGAGTCCGCCACCCTGATCGAGCAGTTCGATCGCCGCGGTCACCGTGTCCATGCCGGTCTGGTCGTGGGACTGCTCGTCGCCTGAGATACGCAGGCCGACGATGTAGTCGTCACCGACCTTCGATCGAATGTTGTCGGTGACCTCGCGCAGGAAACGGACGCGATTCTCGAGGCTGCCGCCGTACTCATCCTCGCGCAGGTTGACGTTTGGATTGAGGAACTGCGAGGGGAGATAACCGTGGCTCGCCACGATCTCCACCCCGTCCAGGCCACCTTCGCGCAAGCGCCCCGCCGCGTCGCCATAGCCGTCGATGACATCGTGGATCAGCTGCCGCGACATCGGCCGGGGCATGACGTGGAACCGTTCGTTGGGCACAGCCGACGGCGCATAGGCGACCGGCGCGCTGCCATCCATCGACTCCATGTTCTCGCGTCCGGGATGGAAGACCTGTCCGAACACCTTGCAGTCATGCTTGTTCACAGCGCGCGCAATGCGCTTGTAGCCCGGGATGCAGTCATCGTTGTAGGCTGAGATGGTGTGGGAGGTGTACACCGCCGATTCGTGGACCAGCGCCACCTCCACCACGACCAGTCCGGCACCACCGGCCGCACGCGCCTCGTGATAGGCCGCGAGATCCTCGCCGGGCAGGTAACCCGAAACAAGTGTCGTCATGTGACCGGTCGAGAAAATCCGGTTCTTGATCGTGACGTCCTTGATCGTGAGTGGCGAAAACAGGTGCGGAAACATCTCCGACATGGCGTGTCCCGGCCTCTGTTATGGCTATGCGGCGTGACGGTCCGTCATCCCTCGCACGGTTCACGCCCGGCTTCAACTTGAAGCCTGCGCCGTTCCAGCCAGGGAATCAGGGCCGCTGCGACCAGTCCCAGGGACGAAGCAAGCAGCATCATGGCCAGAAGTCCAGACGCCGCATCCGCGGGGACGAGAAGGGCGCCGGTCAGGGCCGAGAAGACCGCGCCGCCTGCAACCGCGAGCGCGCCGGAAAGCCCGGCAGCGCTGCCCGCCAGCTCCGGTCTGACGGACATGGCACCGGCATTGGCGCTTGGCATGGTGACGCCGTTGCCGACACCGACGAAGGCGCAGGCGGCAAAGAACAGGACCACATCCATGAGGCCTGCGAAGAGCAGGGCGAGCCCCGTCAGCAGACCCGTACAGGCGATCAGGCGTCCGGCGATCACCATCGTCGCCAGCGCTCGTCCCGCCGCCAGACGGCCCGAGAGGAAGCTGCCGAGGATGAAGCCTGCCGTGATCGTCCCCATCAGGACGCCCAGCATGGAGGTCTCCATGCCGAATGCGGCCGCGGCGACTAGTGGAACGCCTGCAAGGAAGGCATAGAAGGCGCCGATCGAGAACGCCATGCAGCCGGCATAGGCCCAGAACACGCCCGACCCCAAAAGGGCAGGGTAAGAACGAAACTGCTGGGTGAGGCTTTCGCTCCGCCTAGTGTTGGTTTCGCCAAGGTCGGCCCAGCAGAGCGCCAGGACACTCAGCCCGAGCAGAAGGAAGGCGACGAAGCTGGCGCGCCAGCCGAAGGCGCTGTGGAGCGCGCCTCCCAGCATCGGGCCCATCATGGGTGCGAGCGCCCAGGCCATGGCGAGGTAGCCAATCAGGCTCGCTGCACGGTCCGGGGACCGTGCATCGCGGATCACGGCCATCGAGACGGTGTGTCCGGCGATGATGGCGCCCTGGACCAGGCGGCAGGCCAGAAACATCCAGATGTCGGTGGCCAGCATGCAGCCGAGTGAGGCTGCGCAGAACATCGCGAGTCCGACTAGGATCACGGGCCGGCGACCAAAGCAGTCCGACAGCGGACCCATGATGACCTGCAGGACCGCCGTGACCGTGGCATATCCGGCGATCGAGAGGTTCGCCAGGGCGTAGTCGACCCGAAAGTCGTCCGCGATCTGCGGCAGCGATGGCAGGAACATGTTCAGCGACATGATCGAGAGGCCGCTCAGCACGATCAGGGTCGCGAGGTGAGGTGGGGTCTCCGCTCCGCGAAGGAGGTTGTCTTGTTGCTTGGTCATCGTTCGCTTCGCTGAACTCGGGCACAAAAAAGCCCCCGACGGTGTCGAGGGCGCATACGAATCGGTAACGGCTCTCGTTAGAGAACCGCGCGCCATACGTACTGCGATACGATCCGAATCGACATGGCTGTCCCGTGCGAACGCGGCCGGACGCTAGGCGTCACGATCCAGGGTGTCAATCGGCGCGGTGGTTTGGAAAGGTCGTTAGAGTGTGGTGTGTCCTGGGGCTAGACTTTGGGAAAAGAAGCCGCAGGGAAACACCATGGCCACGCTGGGCAACGTCGCGCTGGAAGCCGATCTTCGGGAAGCGCTCGGGAAGGCCGTCGCCGATTTCGTTGCGGCCAACCCGAAGAGTCGGACGGAGGACGAGAGGGCCGCGGGCTCCATGCCGGGCGGGAACACGCGAACCGTGCTGTTCCACCCGCCGTTCCCGCTCACCATCGAGCGCGGCGAAGGCCAGTACGTCCGGGACATTGACGGTCACAGCTACACCGACTTCGTGGGCGAGTTCGGTGCCGGCCTGTTCGGCCACTCCAATCCGCAGATCGTCGAGGCCATGACCCGCGCCATCGGCGACGGTGTCGTGCTTGGCGGACCGAACCGCTACGAACGTATTCTCGCCGCCGAACTGGTCAACCGCTTCCCTTCGCTCGACAAGGTGCGCTTCACCAACTCCGGCACCGAAGCCAACATGATGGCGATTGCGACTGCCCGTGTCGTCTCCGGCAAGTCGAAGGTCATGGTGTTCGCAGGCAGCTATCACGGCGGCGTCTTCATGTTTGCCCACGGCGGATCGCCCGTCAACGCGCCCTTCGACTATGTCATGGCACCGTTCAACAGGACCGACGAAACCGTTTCTCTCGTCGCGCAGCACGCCGGCGATCTGGCCTGTGTCGTGATCGAGCCGATGCAGGGCGCGGGCGGCATGATCCCGGCCGACAAGGACTTCCTGCAGGCCCTGCGGGACGTCACGGCAAGGCACGACATCATCCTCATCTTCGATGAAGTGGTGACAAGCCGCCTGTCCGGCGGCGGTCGGCAGAAGCTGCTGGGGATCACGCCCGACATGACGACGCTGGGCAAGTATATCGGCGGCGGCGCAACCTTCGGTGCCTTCGGCGGCCGGGAAGACATCATGAACCGCTATGACCCCCGTTCGGAGAATCCGATCGAGCACCCGGGCACCTTCAACAACAACGTCATCACCCACGCCGCGGGATCGACGGGCATGACGCAGATCTACACGCCCGGGAAGGCTGACAGCTTCAATGCCTGGGGCCAGGCCTTCCGGGACGGCCTCAACGAGACCATCCGCAAGCACAGCCTGCCGCTGCATGTTTCGGGCCTGGGTTCCATCATGCAGCTCCACTGCTGCGAAGGTCCGCTCAAAGACGTGCACGACAGCGAGAAGGGCAACAGGCTCAAGAGCGGGCTGGTGTTCTACGACCTGCTGGCGCGCGGTCAGCGCATGACCTGGCGCAACTCCATGCTGCTCTGCCTGCCGATGACCGATGAGGACCTCGATGGCTATGTGGCGGCCTTCGACGACGTCCTGTCGTCGCGCAGTCATCTTCTGGCGGCAGAGTGAAGCAGGAACCGTAACGCGCCCACGACAACGCGTTGTTGTCGCGTGCGCTGGTTGTCGTTCGATGCGGTTATGGCTCATCATCCGGCGAAAAATCACGATGAAGGCACGTCGAACCGATCATGATTGCGGGCCATGATATCGACCCGGCGCATGAAGAATGAGTTATGGACCTTCTGTATCCAATCCCTTCCGTATCCAGTCCCTGAGCCAGCGCCCTGCGGGGGCGGAGCCTGGGCTCATCGGTCGATGGCCCCTCCTCTGTCGGCATGACCCGACATCCCCGGTGGAACATCTACAGTGGAACATCCACAGTGGATGTTTCTTGCCTTAGCAAGCCCCTGTCTTGTGAGCACCGTGCTCGGCCTGACTGCGCGTGTAACCGTCGAAAGCCAGCTGATCGATCAGTCCTCTGCATGAAAATCCCATGACCGACAGGTAATTGTTTGCTGATTTTACCGCCTGCTCGTTCCAGTCTACCGACATGCTATCCACGGCCACCGCCGCGTCATGTCGCGCATAACCCTCGAATGACAATTGATCGATCAACCCACTCCGGGAGAATCCCATGACGCTGATGTAGCTGTGAGCTGAACGAACCGCATTTTGTTGCGGCCCTGTCAAACTTTGAGCCGACGCTGCAGAAAATCCGATCAGCAGCGAAATCGTGACAACGAGAACAGCTTTTTTCATGTCCAGTTCCTCCATGCCGCGCCGTTTTACATGAACGGCTGTGTTTGTCGCCATTCCTGTTTGTTTCACACATCTGGTTGAAACCGCAAGCGGTTCCGGCCAGATGCGCTCCGCGGAACAGATTTGGGCCGCGCCGGGCCGCTGCGTCAACGCAGATAGGCGGAGTCCTCGTGGACTTCGATCAGCGTCGGGCCCCTGGTCCTGAAGGCCTCCCTGACGGCACCGGTCAGGCCCTTGAGCGACTTCGGTTTCCGCGTGTTGGCACCGAACGCCTTGCCGAGCGCCATGAAGTCGGGATTGCGTCCGGGCACGACGCCGCATTCGGCGATATCGCGTTCGATCATGCCGTCGCGGATCTGGCTCAACGCATCGTTGTTCCAGATGACGATCGGCAGGCTCACCGCCTCGTCGACCGCGGTCGCGAGTTCCGTCGCGGTGAACAGGAAGCCGGCGTCGCCGGTCAGCACCACGCCGTCGCGTTCGGGCACGCCGAGCCTGGCACCGATGCCCGACGGCATCGACGAACCCAGCGTGCAATAGCCATTGGGATGGGTATAGCTGCGCGGGTGCGAGGTCGCCCAGTACGCGTTGGCGAAATAGGCGATCTGCGTCGCATCGGTGATCATCCAGCCGTCGTGCGGGAGCGCCGTGCGCAGGGCGTCGAGCACCTTCACGAACTTCGGCGCGCGCGGATCCTTCATCTGCAGCGCACGCGCCTTCCTGCGGATGTCGGCGATCGCCCTTGAGCCCGTGTAACCGGGCTTCCTGCCGCCCGAAGGCAGCGCGTCCGTGAGCATCTCCATGGCAAGGCCGGCATCGCCCAGGATCGCGGCATCGGGCACGTAGTCGCGGCTGAGGTTGGCGGGGTCGATGTCGATCCGCACCAGCTTGCCCTTCAGGTCGAGCCAGTCATTGGGCGCCCAGACGTCGGACTCGGCGAGCTCGGTGCCGATGGCGATCGTGACATCGGCGTTCTCGACCAGCCTGTGCCCAACGGACGAGGCCAGGATCGAGCCGCAATTCAACGGATGGTCGGCGGCGACCGTACCCTTTGAAGCATAGGTCAGGATGATCGCCGCGCCGAGCTTCTCGGCCAGCGCCTGCAGGGCCGCACCATGGTCCTGCGTGCCGCCACCGGCGACGATCACGGGCTTCCCGGCACCTCCGGCGACGGCTGCCGCGGCCTCGACCGAGGCCTCGTCCGGGCGCAGGGGGCCGGCGATCGGCGAGGTGCGCACCGCAAACTCGGCGACCTTGTCGATCTGGTCGATCGGCAGTTCGATGTAGCAGGGGCGGGGCCGGCCAGCGGCGAAGATGTCGAACGCACGGTTCAGTGCGCCGGGAATCTGGCGGCCGTCGATGATGGTCTGGGCGAAGCTGCAAAGCGGCCTGATGGTCGCAAGCTGGTCGGTGATCTCGTGCAGCCGGCCGCGGCCCGCGCCGAGATCGCCGGTGCCGTTGGTGCTGGCGATCACCAGCATGGGCGAGCTGTCGGCATAGGCATTGCCCACGGCGGTCGCGATGTTGGTGACACCGGGGCCGGTGATGACGCAGCAGACCGCGGGCTTGCCCGAGATGCGGGCGCAGCCGTCGGCCATGAAGCCGCCGCCCTGTTCGTGACGGAACAGCACGTGCCTCATCCCGGCATCGGCGATTCCCCGATAGTACTCCAGCGTATGGACGCCGGGCATCCCGAAGACGGTGTCGATGCCATAGGCCTTCACAAGCTGCATCAGCGCCTGTCCGCGGGTGAGGTTGCCTGCCGCCATGATCTGCCCCTTGTCCGGATGCGCGCGCATCATTCTGACGTGTATGGCAAGCTGTCAACACGCGTCGCTGTCAGGTCAGCCTTGCGGTCAGACGGTCGGTCAGCCGGGTCGCCACGACATCCGTGCGTCGGTGCCGCGCGTCATTGCCACGCATCATTGCGGGGCGCATGGGGAAGCCGGTTGCGGGTGCCGCCCGGCGGCCGCCTCGAAGGCGCGCAGGGCGTTGCGTGTCGGGAGTCGGCCTGTCAGGAGTCGGCGTATGGGCGGCCACGTTGTTCATTCGGCGGTCCGGGTTCGTCCGACGCTCCGGCTATCGGATGCGCGGAATTCTTTTCTCTTGTGCTCACGCGAACGAGACGCGACCTTACGGCCCGGACCCGCCCTCTGGAGACCGCCATGAAACCGTTGCGTTGCCGTTCGCCGGAAGGAAACACGCCCGAACTCTCCGACTGGGGATGTAACTCCGAATACGGCACGCTGACCGATGTGCTGCTCGGCCCTGCCGACAACTACAGGTGGCTCGCCACGAGCTCGATTTCCAGGGCGACCCTGAAGCGCGGTGACGTCTTCGATCGCCAGCTCGCCATGAGGCAGCATCGCGAGATGGTCGGCGCGTATGAGGAAGCGGGCGTCAACGTGCACTGGCTCGAGCCCGACGAGGACCTGCCCTATCAGGTCTACGCCCGCGATTCGTCGTTCATGACGCCCTATGGCGCTGTGGTCACGCAGATGGCCCAGTGGTGGCGGCGCGGTGAGTACGGTCCCGTGATGCGCTTCTACATGGACAAGGGAATCCCGATCTACGACATGGTCACCGCAGGCTCGTTCGAGGGCGGTGACTTCGACATCATCGAACCGGGCTGCGTGCTGATCGGCTGGTGCGGCGAGCGCACCCAGGAGCAGTCGGCCAATCAGGTCCGCCGCTGGTTCGAGAAGGAGGGCTGGGAGGTCCGCATCGCGCCGATCGCCGAGCACTACGTCCACATCGACCTCATGGTCTGCATGTTGGCCGACAGGCTCTGCGCGGTCTGCCTCGATACGACCGATCCCGGAATCGTCGACTGGCTCAAGGCCAGGAACATCGAGATCGTGCCCGTGAACTATCGGGACACCATGGCGCTTGCCTGCAACGTCATGGCGCTCGGCAACGACAGGGTGTTGGCACCCGCCCACGCCAGGGACCTGGTCTCGAAGCTGAAAGCGCTGGGCTTCACCGTCTACGACCCCGACGTCGACGTCTTCACCCGCGGCGGCGGTGGCGTTCACTGCATGGCCCAGTCCCTGCGCCGGGAGCGGGTCTGACCCCTTCGGGAATGCCATCCCGGACAAGGCCCGCAGCGCGAGAGCCCCCCGCCGACGGCGCGCCGTTCAAGCCCTGTCCGGAGCCGCGCGCCGTTTGACAGCATCGCCATGACGGAACCACAGTCGCCCATGGTCGGCATCGTCAGGCGCGTTCTCCTGCTGCTCCTCGCTGTCACCGGTCCGTCCCTGGCCGACGGGACGGGTGACGATGTGGCCCTTGGCGTCATCCTCACGCTGACCGGTGACGGTGCGGAGCGCGATGCGGCGATTGCGCACGGCTATGTCGCGGCGGCCGAACACATCAACGCGGCCGGCGGTATCGTCATCGCCGGAGAACGGCGGTCGATCCGGCTCGAGTTCATGGATGACCGCGGCAGCCCCCGTCGGGCGGCTGCACTGGCAGACGTCCTGGTGCGCTGGCGAGGTGTGACGGTCTTCCTTGGCGGCGGCGATCCGGTACTGACTCAGGCCGTTGCGGCGGACGTCGCCGATGTCGGTTTTCCCGTGTTCGATCCGCTGGGCGTGTCTCCGGCCGATACCGACGGTATCGTGCTCTCCGTCGTACCGCGTGCCCGCGACCGGCTTGTCGCCGTCCTGGCCGGTCTCTCCGTGGGCTACACGATTGCAGGCCAGGACACATCGCGCGTGGCGGTCTCGGTCGCGGCAGGGTCTGCCCGGACCGCGGACACCCTGGCGCAGGCGGCTGCCGACCTCGGGTTTGCTGTCGCCGGATTTGCTGTAGACGGGCACGGTGCGGGCAACCCGGGGATCCTGATCTACGGGCCGTCCCTGCCGGCGCAGCCGGCACGCGACCGTCTCGTCGTGTCGCTGACCTGTGAGGCCGTCTCAGGGGACGCAGGCGCACGCATGTTGTGTGCCGATCATTGGCCGTCGCTGCGCGACACGGCGACAGTGCCGGACTGGCTCGCTGCGCTCGACGAGGCGGGCACCCGCGATGCCGCGCTGACCCTGGCCGCGCTCTCGACTGCGATGTCGTTCGGCCGGTCGGCCCACGGTCCGGTGATTGCCGATGTCCTCCACGCCAACGAACTTGCGACACCGGGCGGACCGGTCCTGCTGTCGGATGGTGCCAACATTGCCGGCGGTACTGCCGTGTTTGCCGTGTCCGACGGTATTCCTGTCCCGTTTCGGGCCTCCGACCCCCTTGGCGACCCCCTTGGCCTCTCCGGAATCGAGTGACGGCCGGCAGTGCGATGCGTGGACGTCTCATGCTCGCTGCGTTGGGCGCTGTGCCTGTCGCGCGGGCCGGGGGTCGCCGGCGGACCGGTTGGCGGGTCGCTCACAGGTGGCGGAACGTGTTGGCGGGATCGCTGTCCATCCGATTGCGCTGATTGCGCAATGCGGCATCGGCCATGATGCCCGACGTGCGCGGCATACGGACGAAGTCGCGCTGCTCCTCGGCCGGCACGGCCGAACGGCGCGTCATCCGGAAGATCGCAAAGCCCGCCAGGGCCAACATCGCGCCGGCCGGAAACCACAGAAAGCCCGGAGGGCCGAGAAGCTCCATGGCCGCACCCGCCATGGTCGGCCCGGCCATGCCGCCGATGCCGTTGGCAAGCAGCAGCCCGCTGGACGCGGCGACCATCTGGTTCGGGTGAAGATGGTCGTTGGTGTGGGCGACCGAGAGCGAATAGAGCGGCATGATGAAGCCGCCGACCACGGCGACGGCAAGGATCTGCAATGTCGGTGAGGGCACACCCAGCAGCACGATCCCCAGCGCCAGCGTGCCGCCCGCGAGCGCGGTTCCGGTCAGGACCAGGCGACGGTCGAACCGGTCGCTCAAGCGGCCCAGAGGCCAGACGAGGATCGTGCCACCCAGGATCGATGCCGAGGCGAGAAGAGCGATGTTGTCGATGCTCAGTCCGATCGCCTTGCCGTAGACCGCGACAAGAGAGACCAGGGCGCCGGCCGTGGCGCCGTTGACGAGGCACCCCGCCACACCCAGCGGGGATACCTCCATGAGCTGTCGGATGCTGAAACGGTCCTGCTCCTCGAAGCGCGGTGCGGCATAGGCCGTCAGGGACAGCGGGATGAAGGCGATCGACACGAGGACGGATGCCGCGACGAAAAGCTCGAATCCCGTCGTCCTGCCGATGTTCAGCAGCAGGGGGCCTGTCGCCATCGAACCGGTCATGACGATCATGTAGAGCGACAGAAGCCGACCGCGTGTCTCGTTGGTGGACCGGTCGTTGAGCCAGCTCTCGGCAACGATGAAGAGGCCGATGTAACAGAAGCCTGTCATCACACGCAGGAAGCCCCAGACGATGGGATCGACGAAGGTGGCGTGCAACAGCGCGGTGATCGATGCGAGTGACGTCAGGGCACCGAAGACGCGAATATGCCCCACGCGGCGGATCAGGCGCGGCGTGGCCAGCGAGCCCAGGACGAAACCCGCGAAATAGCTCGACATAACGAGGCCTGTGACGAGCACGGAGAAGCCCTCGGCCGAGGCTCGGATACCGAGCAGCGATCCCTGAAGCCCGCTCCCGACCATGAGGAGGCCGATGCCGACGAGGAGGGCCCATACGGAAACAATAGCGGCGATCATGGCGTTCGATCCGGTGGCATATGCGCGCGCGCATATGCAGGATAATGGAGTGGAGTTCCACCGCAATCGCCCGTGCGAACCATGCCGCATTTGCGGGCCAAAGGGGGGTATGAAGGGGGGTATGTTGCACGCCTTCCCGAACAGGCGCGGTTGCCGCCATGTCGGACGATCCTGTCGGACGATCCTGCTTGGCGCGGCTGCGGTAACTGCCCCCCAACGTCTGATTCGGGAGCGCGGTTGCCCCTGCAACGCGGAAGCTCTGATGTGGGTGGGAAAGCAAGGGCTGGGGGACCTGGATTCGAACCAGGACTATTCGGGTCAGAGCCGAAGGTTCTACCGTTAAACTATCCCCCAGCAGGGGCACCGAAGCCGTCGCCCGAAGCCGTCGCCTAGGCGAGGGCAGCTTATGCCGAGGGTGGCTGATTCTGTCAACAGAGGCGGCCTTGCACGG
This sequence is a window from Rhodospirillales bacterium. Protein-coding genes within it:
- a CDS encoding FAD-dependent oxidoreductase; its protein translation is MSEMFPHLFSPLTIKDVTIKNRIFSTGHMTTLVSGYLPGEDLAAYHEARAAGGAGLVVVEVALVHESAVYTSHTISAYNDDCIPGYKRIARAVNKHDCKVFGQVFHPGRENMESMDGSAPVAYAPSAVPNERFHVMPRPMSRQLIHDVIDGYGDAAGRLREGGLDGVEIVASHGYLPSQFLNPNVNLREDEYGGSLENRVRFLREVTDNIRSKVGDDYIVGLRISGDEQSHDQTGMDTVTAAIELLDQGGGLDYFSVIAGSSASLGGSIHIVPPMFIEHGYIAPYAASVKQKVDVPVFVAGRVNQPQLAEEIVATGQADLVGMTRAQICDPAMAGKAEAGRVDDIRACIGCNQACIGHMHMGVGISCIQHPETGRELAYGARKPLGDKKNVLVAGGGPAGMKAAAVAAERGHDVTLYEASGQLGGQTLLAQALPGRAEFGGIVTNLTREMELTGVTVVKNQAVDRAFIETQAPDAVIVATGATPAPVDIEGMEEAHVVEAWSVVKGEANVGGNVVIADWRCDWIGMGLAEHLARNGCNVTLAVDGYMPGQTIQMYVRDHWAATLHRLGVKVIPYARVFGADADSVYLQHVTSGEAIIIEQVDTLVTALGHHSVTTLADKLEDWPGEIHMIGDCLAPRTAEEAVLEGLKVSAEL
- a CDS encoding multidrug effflux MFS transporter, with product MTKQQDNLLRGAETPPHLATLIVLSGLSIMSLNMFLPSLPQIADDFRVDYALANLSIAGYATVTAVLQVIMGPLSDCFGRRPVILVGLAMFCAASLGCMLATDIWMFLACRLVQGAIIAGHTVSMAVIRDARSPDRAASLIGYLAMAWALAPMMGPMLGGALHSAFGWRASFVAFLLLGLSVLALCWADLGETNTRRSESLTQQFRSYPALLGSGVFWAYAGCMAFSIGAFYAFLAGVPLVAAAAFGMETSMLGVLMGTITAGFILGSFLSGRLAAGRALATMVIAGRLIACTGLLTGLALLFAGLMDVVLFFAACAFVGVGNGVTMPSANAGAMSVRPELAGSAAGLSGALAVAGGAVFSALTGALLVPADAASGLLAMMLLASSLGLVAAALIPWLERRRLQVEAGREPCEG
- a CDS encoding aminotransferase class III-fold pyridoxal phosphate-dependent enzyme, encoding MATLGNVALEADLREALGKAVADFVAANPKSRTEDERAAGSMPGGNTRTVLFHPPFPLTIERGEGQYVRDIDGHSYTDFVGEFGAGLFGHSNPQIVEAMTRAIGDGVVLGGPNRYERILAAELVNRFPSLDKVRFTNSGTEANMMAIATARVVSGKSKVMVFAGSYHGGVFMFAHGGSPVNAPFDYVMAPFNRTDETVSLVAQHAGDLACVVIEPMQGAGGMIPADKDFLQALRDVTARHDIILIFDEVVTSRLSGGGRQKLLGITPDMTTLGKYIGGGATFGAFGGREDIMNRYDPRSENPIEHPGTFNNNVITHAAGSTGMTQIYTPGKADSFNAWGQAFRDGLNETIRKHSLPLHVSGLGSIMQLHCCEGPLKDVHDSEKGNRLKSGLVFYDLLARGQRMTWRNSMLLCLPMTDEDLDGYVAAFDDVLSSRSHLLAAE
- a CDS encoding Ltp family lipoprotein — translated: MKKAVLVVTISLLIGFSAASAQSLTGPQQNAVRSAHSYISVMGFSRSGLIDQLSFEGYARHDAAVAVDSMSVDWNEQAVKSANNYLSVMGFSCRGLIDQLAFDGYTRSQAEHGAHKTGAC
- a CDS encoding 5-guanidino-2-oxopentanoate decarboxylase, with the protein product MAAGNLTRGQALMQLVKAYGIDTVFGMPGVHTLEYYRGIADAGMRHVLFRHEQGGGFMADGCARISGKPAVCCVITGPGVTNIATAVGNAYADSSPMLVIASTNGTGDLGAGRGRLHEITDQLATIRPLCSFAQTIIDGRQIPGALNRAFDIFAAGRPRPCYIELPIDQIDKVAEFAVRTSPIAGPLRPDEASVEAAAAVAGGAGKPVIVAGGGTQDHGAALQALAEKLGAAIILTYASKGTVAADHPLNCGSILASSVGHRLVENADVTIAIGTELAESDVWAPNDWLDLKGKLVRIDIDPANLSRDYVPDAAILGDAGLAMEMLTDALPSGGRKPGYTGSRAIADIRRKARALQMKDPRAPKFVKVLDALRTALPHDGWMITDATQIAYFANAYWATSHPRSYTHPNGYCTLGSSMPSGIGARLGVPERDGVVLTGDAGFLFTATELATAVDEAVSLPIVIWNNDALSQIRDGMIERDIAECGVVPGRNPDFMALGKAFGANTRKPKSLKGLTGAVREAFRTRGPTLIEVHEDSAYLR
- a CDS encoding amidinotransferase, with translation MKPLRCRSPEGNTPELSDWGCNSEYGTLTDVLLGPADNYRWLATSSISRATLKRGDVFDRQLAMRQHREMVGAYEEAGVNVHWLEPDEDLPYQVYARDSSFMTPYGAVVTQMAQWWRRGEYGPVMRFYMDKGIPIYDMVTAGSFEGGDFDIIEPGCVLIGWCGERTQEQSANQVRRWFEKEGWEVRIAPIAEHYVHIDLMVCMLADRLCAVCLDTTDPGIVDWLKARNIEIVPVNYRDTMALACNVMALGNDRVLAPAHARDLVSKLKALGFTVYDPDVDVFTRGGGGVHCMAQSLRRERV
- a CDS encoding ABC transporter substrate-binding protein; amino-acid sequence: MTEPQSPMVGIVRRVLLLLLAVTGPSLADGTGDDVALGVILTLTGDGAERDAAIAHGYVAAAEHINAAGGIVIAGERRSIRLEFMDDRGSPRRAAALADVLVRWRGVTVFLGGGDPVLTQAVAADVADVGFPVFDPLGVSPADTDGIVLSVVPRARDRLVAVLAGLSVGYTIAGQDTSRVAVSVAAGSARTADTLAQAAADLGFAVAGFAVDGHGAGNPGILIYGPSLPAQPARDRLVVSLTCEAVSGDAGARMLCADHWPSLRDTATVPDWLAALDEAGTRDAALTLAALSTAMSFGRSAHGPVIADVLHANELATPGGPVLLSDGANIAGGTAVFAVSDGIPVPFRASDPLGDPLGLSGIE
- a CDS encoding MFS transporter — translated: MIAAIVSVWALLVGIGLLMVGSGLQGSLLGIRASAEGFSVLVTGLVMSSYFAGFVLGSLATPRLIRRVGHIRVFGALTSLASITALLHATFVDPIVWGFLRVMTGFCYIGLFIVAESWLNDRSTNETRGRLLSLYMIVMTGSMATGPLLLNIGRTTGFELFVAASVLVSIAFIPLSLTAYAAPRFEEQDRFSIRQLMEVSPLGVAGCLVNGATAGALVSLVAVYGKAIGLSIDNIALLASASILGGTILVWPLGRLSDRFDRRLVLTGTALAGGTLALGIVLLGVPSPTLQILAVAVVGGFIMPLYSLSVAHTNDHLHPNQMVAASSGLLLANGIGGMAGPTMAGAAMELLGPPGFLWFPAGAMLALAGFAIFRMTRRSAVPAEEQRDFVRMPRTSGIMADAALRNQRNRMDSDPANTFRHL